The genomic segment AAAGGTAAGGGGCGGGAGTTAAAGGTAAGGGCGGGAGTTAAAGGGGAGGGCGGGGAATCGGCCAAAATGTCGGCATCCCGCGGGCGGGGATGttcacacattcagatgttcacaCGAACACGGTCAGTCCGGGTCTGGGTTCCTGCAGAGATCTCAGTTCCTTCCTCCCGGTCTCACTGAACCGATTGTGAAGCAGCCTGAAACAGATGGGAaataaagatgaaataaacagatcacacaacagtgtcagtaacaggggacaacactcacagacaaatatcaccagaaaacccgcggatccgctgatattttatcacattgaacattaacaCAAACACTCACCCGATCAGCTTCAgactcgggagggtcagtatgaggcGGCGGAGAGCGGGGACAGTTCGGTCTGTCAGTGAGTTTGATCCCAGgtccagctccgtcagtgatgggtttgtactgagagcggagacaagatcctcggcaccagaatctgtgagaccgacactgtccagcctggagatgagagagagtgagggtgaaggacacagagagacaggagacggtacaaatccccagtgtttatcagtaacacaattactgatcacattaatgttcagtgtcagacacccagtgactgtaaacacaatctcccacagtctggtacttaccacagtttctgtattttacactccgggttcctcagagccgcagacaccagtttcactcctgaatctcccagtttattatcactcaggttcagctccgtcactgatgggtttgtactgagagcggagacgagatcctcgacaccagaatctgtgagaccgacattctccagcctggagatgagagagagtgagggtgaaggacacagagagactggagacggtacaaatccccagtgtttatcagtaacacaattactgatcacattaatgttcagcgtcagacacccagtgactgtaaacacaatctcccacagtctggtacttactccagtttctgtattttacactccgggttcctcagagccgcagacaccagtttcactcctgaatctcccagttcattATCACTCAgtctaaacacaaacagacaaattgatgaacaaagtgattcaaactgtgggtctgagggaatttctctcactcggatatttcaggaaacattaaacccttcagtaaatcactgatcggagttcccatcactgtcaatgtccctcactgcccagctccagggtattcaccgaatgtcAGTAATTTAGTCTGTCGGTGTGACCCTGTAAACTCCACATATCCTGTTTCATTCCCCGATGGTTAGAAAAGTGTTCCTGATGTGAGAGGGTCGGGAGAGGCAGGGATGAAGGAGGAACGGGGATGGGGAAGTGAGATCCCACTGGACGAAGGGTGATGGCATTTGTCACAATTCTTCACAATCGTATTTATCACAGTTTTACCCAAATCCCTTTACATTAAACAACACAACTGGACAGTTTCACAGTTCAGAGTGAGAGATAAATCAAGTTACCCCAACTcctggcacttgtgcagcccgggtcccagccgctggattccttcacactgaatgtggcagTTCTCCAGGTCGAGGTGTTTTATTCTATCACAGAGTCCGATGCcatgagacaggaccgcgcagtcaatcggggtcagtgtcatttcactgaatgaaagtgttttCACAGATCCCAGTGTGGcctgagccagtccacgattctgagactcaaacaggtagtgcaatgtgttcaggaggctccttttaccagcttcactccatgtgtttccactctggcgtttaacctcctccttcacccagtcaatcacccggcaggttgtttgatgaggaaatggacccagaaactcctccaggccccgagctgccattgggttggagagaccagcaacgaaacggagaaatacctcaaatcgACCGTCTGTCGTgttgtgggcttcagtgaggaatcTCAGAATATCcccgggatgtggattcaggaattgtgcgactgcagctacaaactcttggatggtgaggtgtgggaatgtgtacaccacgctccggactgaatcctctctctccaaaagctccatcaggaacccggacaggaactgggaaggctgcagattgtagttgatcaaatctccatctgtaaacacaatcttcttatcggacactcctctgaaggccatctgaccaaccctgagaaacacatcacgggggttctcaatctcacggccgtggtttttcaggatgttgtaaatatagtaggaatacagttgggtgatggtcttgggaactcgctgcgggtccctgactctttgtgtgaagaaggggcccagtgccagagcgaggatccagcagtaggaggggttgtagctcatggtgtacaggatctcgttctccttcacgtgtttgaaaacagcttctgccactgtctgatcttcaaaatgcctgatgaaatattccttccgttcctcaccaacaaatcccaggatttcagcccggACACCGATCTCTGCCTTTTCCAGTAAATGTAACGCAGTGGGACgtgtggtcaccagcactgaacaccctgggagcagcttgccctggattaaaccgtacacaatgtcagacacttcacaccaccactcgggatctgggcactggtgcttgggttctgtatctctccgactgtcagcaaaatcgattctgtgtttgaattcatccaaaccatcaaatataaacagcaatccctctgggttcttccagacctctctcagtaaattcccaaagtaaggatactgatccagaatcagttctctcaggtttattctgcagttaatggaatttaaatcccggaatttgaaactgaagacaaactggaattgttggaatattttccctgtggcccagtcataaacaatcttttgtaccattgttgttttcccgattcccgggactccggccactgctgccgaactcccagatttggattttctccgggaaaagctgctctggaacaactgatctgtccggagtttctccagctctctgcggagatgttcctctctccactcctcatggtctctgcctcttgccagcagttcatgttccaccagtctccgatctcgaacagtagaaatgaccgtgagctcagcgtatcgatcaaccagctggaaaaccttcaccttctccctcatcaggatcgtgttcactctcagtgtttcagtttgtgcccgcagagtctccttgtgtttctgttgaacatcttccatgggaacagacAGTGAACAAACTGTTAGATGCCTCAACTCAGAACTCAGTATTTAAATACACAAGAGCTAGCTCAAAGCTATTGCATtaattggggtctcacagtatgtcaggaaccttttggggcctgtggggtctcacagtgtgtcaggtccctctcaggggtgtgtggggtcttacagtgtgtcaggaccctctcagggttgtttgagggatcatagtgtgtcaggacccacaCTGTGTCAGTGTTTCACCGTGCGTcgggacactgtcaggggtgtgtgcggtctcacagtgtgtcaggaccctgtcaggggtgtgtggggtctcacagtgtgtcaggaccctgtcaggggtgtgtggggtctcacagtctgtcaggacgctgtcacggGTTTCTGGGGTTttgcagtgtgtcaggaccctgttactGGTTtgcggggtttcacagtgtgtcaggacccttttccgggggtggggggtctcagagtgtgtcaggaccctgccagggttgtgtggggtcttggAGTGTGTCAGgcccctgtcaggggtgtgtggtctcacagtgtgtcaggacccctctggggtgtgtggggtctcacagtgtttctgaaccctgtcacgggtgtgtggggtctcacagtgtgtcaggtccctgtcaggggtgtgtggggtttcactgtgtgtcaaggcactgtgagtggtttgtgcggtttcacagtgtgtcaggatcttgtggtggttgtggggggtctcacagtgtgtcaggatgctgttgtgGGGGATCTAACAGtgagtcagaaccctctcaggtgtgtatgggatcgcaatgtgtgtcaggaccctgtcagggctgtgtggcgtctcacagtgcgtcaggtcactgtcaggggtgtgttggatctcacagtgtttctgaaccctgtcacgggtgtgtggggtctcacagtgtgtcaggtccctgtcaggggtgtgtggggtttcactgtgtgtcaaggcactgtgagtggtttgtgcggtttcacagtgtgtcaggatcttgtggtggttgtgggtggtctcacagtgtgtcaggatgctgttgtgGGGGATCTAACAGtgagtcagaaccctctcaggtgtgtatgggatcgcaatgtgtgtcaggaccctgttagggctgtgtggcgtctcacagtgcgtcagggccctgtcaggggtgtgtggggtctcacagtctgtcaggacgctgtcacggGTTTCTGGGGTTttgcagtgtgtcaggaccctgttactGGTTtgcggggtttcacagtgtgtcaggacccttttccgggggtggggggtctcagagtgtgtcaggaccctgccagggttgtgtggggtcttggAGTGTGTCAGgcccctgtcaggggtgtgtggtctcacagtgtgtcaggacccctctggggtgtgtggggtctcacagtgtttctgaaccctgtcacgggtgtgtggggtctcacagtgtgtcaggtccctgtcaggggtgtgtggggtttcactgtgtgtcaaggcactgtgagtggtttgtgcggtttcacagtgtgtcaggatcttgtggtggttgtggggggtctcacagtgtgtcaggatgctgttgtgGGGGATCTAACAGtgagtcagaaccctctcaggtgtgtatgggatcgcaatgtgtgtcaggaccctgtcagggctgtgtggcgtctcacagtgcgtcaggtcactgtcaggggtgtgttggatctcacagtgtgtcaggagccctttcaggtgtgtgtggggtctcacagtgtgtcaggtccctgtcaggagtgtgtggggtctcacagtgtgacaggacactgtctgtcagttgtgtgtggggtctcacagcgtgtTTGAACCAtaccaggggtgtgtgggttctcacagtctgtcaggacgctgtcacgggtttgtggggtttcactgtgtgtcaggacccagtgATTTGtttgggggtctcacagtgtgtcgggacCCTTTTCTGGGGGTGGGAGggaatctcacagtgtgtcaggatccttttggggtgtgtggggtctcacagtgcttctgaaccctgtcaggggtgtgtgggatctcaccgtgtgtcaggaccctctcaggggtgtgtggggtcttacagtgtgtcaggaccctacctaggttgtgtgaggtctcacagtgtgtctggaccctgccaggggtatgtgaggtctcacagtttgtctggaCACTGTCGGGGAGGGTGgggcggtctcacagtgtatcatgaccatctcagatgtgtgtgggatttcaatgtgtgtccggaccctgtcatgcgtgtggcgtctcacagtgcatcaggatcttgttaggggtgtctggggtctcacagtgtgtcatcacCCTCTCGGGGGTGTGTTAggactcacagt from the Mobula birostris isolate sMobBir1 chromosome 13, sMobBir1.hap1, whole genome shotgun sequence genome contains:
- the LOC140208629 gene encoding NACHT, LRR and PYD domains-containing protein 3-like codes for the protein MATGGKLNRVRKVLKRFLPGNSLREDDRDTGSKVPKQGQIESNVPMECGPAAAEVEQIQPRDSDVRDTEQDPGTGTSEATVCQLRSSLNTELSSPQQGVEPEFTISDLLAQGEEYRLYQLTKFYGDRLKQAIEEKVEGLGWMLTKEGHFSREENEKVTELTEKGNRTESSRLFLSLVMGKGSRARRAMWESFVTWRTELPKLDRILREIQELGPDPQEYMNIAQGLSELPTQLIDVQQKHKETLRAQTETLRVNTILMREKVKVFQLVDRYAELTVISTVRDRRLVEHELLARGRDHEEWREEHLRRELEKLRTDQLFQSSFSRRKSKSGSSAAVAGVPGIGKTTMVQKIVYDWATGKIFQQFQFVFSFKFRDLNSINCRINLRELILDQYPYFGNLLREVWKNPEGLLFIFDGLDEFKHRIDFADSRRDTEPKHQCPDPEWWCEVSDIVYGLIQGKLLPGCSVLVTTRPTALHLLEKAEIGVRAEILGFVGEERKEYFIRHFEDQTVAEAVFKHVKENEILYTMSYNPSYCWILALALGPFFTQRVRDPQRVPKTITQLYSYYIYNILKNHGREIENPRDVFLRVGQMAFRGVSDKKIVFTDGDLINYNLQPSQFLSGFLMELLEREDSVRSVVYTFPHLTIQEFVAAVAQFLNPHPGDILRFLTEAHNTTDGRFEVFLRFVAGLSNPMAARGLEEFLGPFPHQTTCRVIDWVKEEVKRQSGNTWSEAGKRSLLNTLHYLFESQNRGLAQATLGSVKTLSFSEMTLTPIDCAVLSHGIGLCDRIKHLDLENCHIQCEGIQRLGPGLHKCQELGLSDNELGDSGVKLVSAALRNPECKIQKLELENVGLTDSGVEDLVSALSTNPSVTELNLSDNKLGDSGVKLVSAALRNPECKIQKLWLDSVGLTDSGAEDLVSALSTNPSLTELDLGSNSLTDRTVPALRRLILTLPSLKLIGLLHNRFSETGRKELRSLQEPRPGLTVFV